The genomic stretch TCCAAACATGATCCTTCCAATACGAATTGGATAAATATGCCTTGAATTTTAGGAGAAACGTGTTTTCTGGGTATTGCTCCAAACCATCATTTATGAATTTGAATGCACTTTTTAAGTCACTTAATTTTTCATAAACATATGCTAACCAATAATAGCCAATCGAATAGTTTCTAAATGTGAATTCTTCAAGCTCAATTGATTTCAACATTAGAGGTAATGCTTCCTCATGTTTTTGGTATATATGGGAAAGGGTAACGCCCTTACTAAATAACGCTTGAGACAGATTTGGGTTTATTGCTAAGGCTTTATCATAGCATTCCAATTCTTTCTCATGAGCCTCTAATTTATAATAAACTGAGCCTAGATTTTTCCATGCTTGAGAATGATTTGGATTTATTTTTAGGCACTTTTCGTAATACTCAAGTGCCTTTTTACTTTCTTCCAAACCATTTAAAGTGTTGGCATAGTTATAGTTGTACATGTCTTGATTAGGGAACTCTGAAATAAATTGGGCAAATAATTCTTTTGCCTGAATAAGTTTTGATTTAATATTATTTTGTAGTCCATCTTCCGCAAGGATGCATGCCTTTATTAATTTGTTGTTTGGAGTTTCTGATATAGCAATTGCCTTATTAATATAATAGAGAGCTTCCTGATAGTTAAAAAGTTGATATAAGCTATATGAAAGTGCTTCTAAATAAATTGTGCTATTGTTATTTGATTTTAGAAGCTTTCGTAAATAGAAGGCTGCATCCTCATATTTACAGGAGAAATAATTCTTCCATGCCAATATTTCAAAATCTGACATTTGAGTGTATTCTAATTGACCAATATCTTCGATAAAGGTTTTTATGCCAAAGACATTCTGCACATAGCTAAAAATTCCTTTAGTATCAATTTCACTAAGCTTGTTTGACTTTGGCACTCGAATTCTATAGCTTTTCTGTGAAGATGTAAGGTCAATCTTTAAATCAGCATACCAACACCAATAAGCCTCTTCATCCTCTTTTACATATGCTATTATTAACACAGGTTCTAATCGTGTGTTGAACATGCCCAGAGTGGAATGTTTTAGAGTCACACAAGCAAAATCTTCATTGCGATTCACTTTCATACTCTTCAACTGGACTGAAAAGTTTAAACCGGTTACATATCCCCTCAAAACAAGATTAACAATGAAGTCAATCCCATAATCATGTTCTGGCTTATCTACAAACCATTCATTTGGGATACAATTCTTAAAATATTTATTTGACTCCGTTTCTAGTATGTGATTATCGTGCCGTTTTGGTCTGGTCATTCCCTTATAATTTGCGAGAGATAATCAAATATCATGAGAAATAAACTCTAGAATTGGTAAATCATCAAAGTTGAATACAATTTTTGATAAAAGTCACCGTAATTATTATAAATCTCGTTTAATAAACTTGCCCTCAAATAATTTTTTTCTTCTTTCGTATGCTAGTTTCCAACTACTAATACCTTCATATTCGAGTATTCCATTTAAAAAACCTTCCTGAACTATTTTTGGTTTAAAAAGGTTAAGACGTGGGATGACAAATAGGAACATATTTTCAAGCTGTGTTTTCAATTCCGCTTCTTCAATACCAAGTATTTTATAAAACTCGTGAAGATTTTCCTTTGAAAAGGAAAAAACACCCAATGGGAACAATTCAACACTGTAAACTTCAGAGGGTAGCAAATTTTGTCTGTTTTTGTCTTCTTTGTCAAACGCCGCTACCTTTTCCATATAACTTTTTACTTTTTTAACGGTTTTGTCGTAACTCTCCTTTGATTCCTCATAGAAATCCTTTAGCCTACTTAACTTTGTACTTCCGTTTTGAATTAAGTCAAACCTTCTTTTCAAGTCTCTTAATTCATAAAGTTCTAATAAATCACATATTTCTTTTTTCAACCTTTCCAAGTCTACTCTTTCATTTAAAAACTCCAACATTTCGTACTCATAGGACATACAAACGATTTGATTTTCTATATGTCCTATTTGCAAATACTTGTTTTTTATTTTTCTAACCTCACTCAATAAAAACTCAACTCCACTAATAATGGTTGCATTCTCTCCATTTATTATGGCATCAATAAAAAATGCTTCAAAATGGTAATTAATCCTATGAGTTTCTAATAACCAATAGTTAAAATAATCTTTATCAACAACTATCTTTTTTCTTAAGTTTTCATGAAAGGACTGAATTTCTGTAATTTGATTTGTTATTTGTTGCCCAGATTCTATGACCTCTGGACTGTATATCTCTTTGCTTAGTAACATTAGATTTTGGAGATTACGGATATTAATATCCAAGGACCAAAATTTGTAATACTCGATTTGGGCCAAATTTATTATGGTAGCTGGAACATCTTTATTATTTAGGATTTTGTCTAATTCTTTTTTATAAGAATTCAAGGAATAATCATGCGAATTATCTTCATGTTTACGGCTCAACTTTTCAATCTTTATATAATATTGAAGCAAACTAGAACCCTCAATTGAGTCCATTAAATCTGAATATTCTCTATTGTTTAAAAGCCCTAGTGAATATTTTACAGCTGCCATAAAATATTGATGAAGGCTTAAATCCTCCTTTTCAAGTTTATTTAAATATTTTCCTGAATCCTTTAGGTTAGAAAGTGACTCAAGCATATTACCTGTGTGATAGTGAGCCATTGCCAAAACTAAATTAAATTTAGGGTGCTTTGTATAGAGGTTTTTCGAAATACTATGAGATGCTTTAATAATGAGTTTTGAGTTTCCCTCATTTATTAAACCCAATCCATGTTGCTCTATTTGGTCCCTAAGTTCGTTTTCGGAATAAAAGTTTAAATTTTCATCTGTAATCGATATTTTTCCAAAGTTATCTTTTGTTGAAAGGGCTATTTTTTCATTAAGCTTTCTAAAATTTTTCCCATGATCCAGGACAGTTTGATAAATTTTATCCGTTACCTCTTTATTGAACCTTTTTTCAAACCTTAAGGTGTTAGTTTTTTGTTTATTCCAATCCTTTTCTTTACTCCCAATTGTTTTCAAAAAATCTCCCAAATTGGAATAATAAAATTCCTTTGATTTCTCATGATACAAGATGTAATAAGATGGCTTTCCAGAATTCAATAAGTATTGAATATTAGAAGTGTCAATACTCTTACTATAAGATTTGTCTGTATTGCACTCAATAGTATTAGTTGCTTTTAATTGTATTAGAAATCTGAAATTGGTATAATTTCCATTAAACTTTAGTTCAATATCAAAATCAACTCCTTTATCTCTATACATCTCTTCTCTAATTTGAAACTTTTTAGAATCAAATAATGGACGTAGTTTGTCCTTGGATATTTGTTCAAGATCTTCCTTTTCACTCCCTTTGGGTAATTTCATCCTATTTAGGAAATCATCCATGATAATGATATTGATTCAATACTTAAAATTATTGAAATACTTGATAAGATTGGAAACGCCGGACATAGTATACCACCTTCGTCTGATAAAATTGAGTACCCGCCAACACGACAAAAAACCGAATTTCAAATCACTAATACTATATTAGATGACTCAAATTTTCCGATTTCGGTGGCCTCAACCATCCGGCTCATCCAAATATAAAATGAATCAATCAAATTCAAATATTTAGATAGGCCTTGTGGATATAGAATTAAACACCAATAAATACATTTTTAAATCATCATTCTTCGAAATGAAGAATGAGATATTATGAACAATAAATACTAATTGAACTATCAAGATAGAAATCTTTCTTATTCTATCTAACCCAAAAAATCGGCGTCATTTGATAACTCTAATGCAATCTTTTTTGCTTGTTTAAAAGTATACGGTTTTGATTTTGAGTTGATATAAGCGTTTTCAGAATCATCAATTAATAAATTGATATGAAATAAATCAGATTTCTTATCCTTTAAATCTTTTTTAATTCCATGTAAGACTTCCTGTATCTTTGGGAAATCTTCACCATTCGAAGATAGATTAGTGATAAGAGCCCTAAAAAAATCCCTATAATAGCTAGATTCAAATCCATCTATTTCGGTGGAGTATATCAATTCAAATAATTCACCCAGTTTGGCAGAGGATGGAATATTATTAAAATGGGAAAACTTAATTGAATAAAGTGAAAAAGGTTTTTCATCCCTTAAAGCGTCAATCAAATATTCATAAGTTTTAATATGATTAAGTTCAATTAAGATTTTAAAAGCATCTGTTTTAAATTTTTCCTTTTTCAAATCTAAATATTGGATTGCGCACGAAATGCAAAAATCTTTATTGATGTTTAATTTCAACATCAAATCGATTGATCTCCAATAGATATAACTTTCTTCATCAAAACACAGTTCTAATAATATTTCTTTATCATTTGTAAGATTTACATAATCCTCAAGTTTGGTTCTTTCATTGAAGAATGATTCCCCCTGAATGAGATATTCACGTATACTTTTGAAGCATTCGCTTAAGTTGTGCTTTAATGCATACTCAATATGTTTAGACTTAGATAAACCCAACAGTTGTTTCTCATTCAAGTTATAAACTATTTGCTTATCAAACATCTTATCGTCACTAATAAGACTTTTTAAATAGTAAAAACTTTCATCCAATTCGCCTGTTTTATCAAACTCATAAAACTCAATACTATTTAGCAAAAAATCATTTGGTAAGACAAACCCAAACCTTTTTTGGAAATAAAATACTGTTTCCATTTTCTTATAATCGTAGGAATAGGAAAATGAGGTTGGCCCCGTAGCTTTTGCTATACTTTTAAAATCAATTTTCTCTGCCATAGACAGAGACCAGTTTTCTATAAATTTCTTTTGTTCCTTCGAAATAATAAGCTCTTTATTCTTATTTTGGTGCTTCTCGATTTTTTTCCTTATTGTATCAACAAGAAAAAAGTCATCTCTTTCAAAGATTTTGTCTACTTCAGAAAATGGAAGAACATCCAAGTTTAAAGAAAACATTAGGTTTTCCAGAATGCTCAAAGAAGTGTCAATTTCATTACCATGACCATTTTGTTCATACCAATTCCTTCTAAGTTCATTTAACCTTTCTCTACTTATTTCGTTATTATAATTTTCGAGTATATTCTTAATTTCATCAGTCAATCGTTTTTTATCAAATAGGATGTCGAAATTGTCTTGGATATGCAAATTGTAATCCTCTTGATACCTAATGAATTTTTCTTCAGAAAAAACCTCTTCCTTGAATCCAATTCCTTTTTCCTCCATTAAATCATTAAAATATACAGCTAACTTCCTACTGTTAGTATTACCTATATTATTTCTGAAGTATTCTATTTGTTGTTGAGATGCATCTCCTTCAATTAGCTCTTCAACAAGTCTTTCGATGTTTTCTTCTTTAACAATTTTTGAAATAAAATATCGGTTATCATCAACATCACTACTTTTCAATAAATAAGATATTACCTCGCTCTGTTTATTACTTGCTTTGACAATTTTTTCCAATACTTCATCATGCCTGAAAAATCGGTAATCATCTTTTATCTCAGAAAATAAGTCGATAATAAAGTTGGGGTCTTCTTTAATTAAGCTTAAGCATTTATCAACCAATCCTGGTTCAAAGTCATTAGCATAAGTTGGTCGCAATTCATTATTAAAATAAATAGAAATAATCTCTAAAAAGTTTTTAGGATCTTGGATTCTTAAAATCAACTTATTTAATATTAATCTATTTCCCCTGAGGACTTCATCCAACTCTAACCTTCTCTTAATATTATGGGCAAGCAAATATTCGTGCTTTATGAATTCATAATATTGGTCAATATTCTCCTCATCTGAAAGAAGAAGTAATAAATTATTATTTAGCTGCTTATTTGTTTCAGTTTTGAACAGGTCATATATCCGATTCAAATATTCTTTATCCAATCCAACAAAATGGTGCTTTTTTATTAATCTCAAAATTTGAGATTTAGCACCAATTGGAAAATCTTTACTCTTTAACTTATCAAATAATTCTTTCTTTAGAATGCTTGTAGAATAAGAATCTGGAGAAAAAAAGTTCATAAGTTCAATGGCAGAAAAAAGAGCTCTGAAATGATATTTTTTGAAGTTATTGACTATTACTAATAAAAAATCAAAATTCTCTTTACAATTACCAAAACGACCAATTTCATCAGGTTCGAATGTTCTACGAGTATTGATCCATAGGGTCTTTTCTATACACTCCTTTTTAAAGTATTCTTGAAATATGTTGACTCTAATTTTTTTATCTATTCTATCTGAATCCGCCTTAAACAAAATTTCTATTTGATTCTCTTTCAACCAATCAATTAACCCAATACGTACCGGGTCAATTTCATCAAAAAGATTTATCAAAAAAGTAATTGAATTAAACAAGGAGGGGTGTATAGCGTTAATATTATCAATCTTGATGATTTCCAAGATTTGATCTAAGTTCTTATTTAACAAAACCTTGGCTACAAAAAATTCTTGCACTTGTCTATGCTCAAAGCTCCAATTATCTTGAGCAGAATTATAATTTATTAATGGTGGATTAGAAGTAAAGGTTTCGTATTCATAATTAAATATTTCATAGAGATGTGCATCACTAATATAATTCCTCTGCATTAACTCATTAATAAATGCAACTTTCTCCAAACGATTAATTAGAATAGGTTTCAGAATTAAACCTTTTTTAATATATTTTGTTTTATGCGTATTTATAGTTTCATTAATATATAGATTCCATATTTCAGAATCGGAGGTGGGAAGCCTCCCCTCTTTACTGTAAAATTCCGCAAATAGCCGAAGGAAAAAAGGTGACTGAATAAATTCCTTGTTTTTTTCATCAATTGATAGTTTATCAATTTCGATTGCATATTTCTTGTAAAGAATAGACTTAGCTTGATCAAAGTTTAAATTCTGTAAATAATAAGTTTGGAACCCTGAAATTTTAACTAAGTACTTTTCATAAATATTTGTTCTACAACTAATTACATATCTTAATCCCAAATCGGTATGCTTAGTTGTGAAAATCTCAAATTCAGAAATAAAATCATGCAAGTGCTCTATTTCATCCAAACTATCTAGAATAAAAACAACATTTGGCAGACTTTTCCAATCTTTATAAAGGATTAAATCTTCAAACTTATTTGCTCTTCTAAAATATTTTAAGTCAATAAAAAATGGGATCAAACCTGATTCATCCTTTTTTTCCCATAAGTCATCGAATAGGTGTTTTAGCTCAGTAGTTTTCCCGATACCTGGATTGCCAAGCAATACAATCTTTTTTTGCCTGAATATTTCATCAGCCAACAATACTTTATTGTCCACACCAAGTAGGGAAAAATTACTAGTGTAATCTTTTGTTTTATTTAAGTACCTTAATTCGTAATGCTCTTGTCTCATGATTTATAAAACTTTTCACGATCCAAATCAAATCCTTTTGATGTTCGATTTTCTCTCCTCAGAATAAAAACTTGCTGGTCCTGAACTATCCCCCCTAACGCCGTTTCCGTATCTGAATCAAAACGAGAACCATTGTAGATATATTTACGATAATGGATTTTATTCACTTTATATGAATTTAAATCCAAATCAATTATTTGATAACCAGGTTGGTATTCCGAAATTTTCTCTTCTGGTCTATTAAGGGCCGCCCTTCCACGAATTCCTACACAACTACCAAAAGGATCATATGAATATTCAAACTTTGTATTATGGTAATGCCCATACAAGAACAATTCTATTTCTTTTGTCCTTAAAATTCTCTCTACCTCCTTTTTTTCAGCATAATCATCTAGAGAGTGATGGAATAGACAAATGTTTAAATCTGTTTTATGAGTTTCAAAATATTCTAGGCCGTAGTCCAACTGATGGTATCCAAAAAATATTTTTGATTCCTCCTCTCCAATAAACTTTCTTGTTTTACAGCGCCAAGAATCATTTATTAATATGAATCCTATTTTGAATTCATCAGCATAATTATATATATATGTAGAATGATTATTTGAAAAATCATATAGTGAGTTGTTGAGATGAAAAGCCCTTTCAAACTCCTTAAAATTTTTGATTCTTTCATTATGCAGAAATGTGGATTGGTTGTCCTTTAAAAAACTCTCTATACTACTTTCATCAATCTTGTCAATTAATTCACATTCGTCATAATATGAAAATTCACGTTCATTAACATCATGGTTTCCAGGAATAAACAAGATATTATCTTTTGAAATACCAACTCCTTCCAATATCGGTTGGATGAAGACTTCATCAAAAATATCGTAAGGATTCTTGTATCCATCAAAACCTTTGATCTCCAATAGTGAATGTCCGCCCTTATCCACTAAATCACCAGTAATCAACAAAGTATCTATTTTCTTCAGAGCATTAAAGTTCTTCAAATCCGAAATAAGTGCTTTTCGGTACTTGTGTACAAACTCATGATAATTTGAATTAGATAAATGAATGTCAGATAGATGGACTAGTCGCATTTCATAAAAAAACTAAATATAGGAAAATGACCACAAAGAAATTAGTGAATCACAACTCAAATTACAATAGACAAAGTGTAGATACCCCGATCTTTCGGACAGGGTCTCTTCAAAACTAATCTAATTATCAAGCTGCTTTCTTAAAAGAGTGTTTTAAAAAAGTGAACTGAAAGAAAGACCAACAAACTTATCCAAAATTTCTTTAAAATCATTTCTACTACTAATAAATACTGCAACATCATTCGGGTCATCAAAACGCAATAGCCCTTCTAAGTTATTTACTGGCTCTTTAAGTAGTTTTCTGTAGTCGCATCTATTAATTATTGAATTAATCTTGGATGTATAAAAATTTGTTAGCTCAACAGTATTACTTTCTCCAAAAAATTCTTCACTATAATTAATCACATGATTGATTACAACCTTTAAATGGTTGATATTATACGATATGATATAAATCGATTTTTCGATTTCCTTGGCTATCAACACTTCCTTTTTGGAGACAAACTCTTCATAATTTTGTACCCCTATATTTTTCCTTGCCATTTCTAGAGCTTCAAGATTGGCTATCATGTATCCAATTGATCCCCTTTCAAGTTTCGCTTCATTTTCATAAATGATTGGCTCAATTTCTTTGAATA from Flagellimonas oceani encodes the following:
- a CDS encoding metallophosphoesterase family protein, which gives rise to MRLVHLSDIHLSNSNYHEFVHKYRKALISDLKNFNALKKIDTLLITGDLVDKGGHSLLEIKGFDGYKNPYDIFDEVFIQPILEGVGISKDNILFIPGNHDVNEREFSYYDECELIDKIDESSIESFLKDNQSTFLHNERIKNFKEFERAFHLNNSLYDFSNNHSTYIYNYADEFKIGFILINDSWRCKTRKFIGEEESKIFFGYHQLDYGLEYFETHKTDLNICLFHHSLDDYAEKKEVERILRTKEIELFLYGHYHNTKFEYSYDPFGSCVGIRGRAALNRPEEKISEYQPGYQIIDLDLNSYKVNKIHYRKYIYNGSRFDSDTETALGGIVQDQQVFILRRENRTSKGFDLDREKFYKS
- a CDS encoding NACHT domain-containing protein; amino-acid sequence: MRQEHYELRYLNKTKDYTSNFSLLGVDNKVLLADEIFRQKKIVLLGNPGIGKTTELKHLFDDLWEKKDESGLIPFFIDLKYFRRANKFEDLILYKDWKSLPNVVFILDSLDEIEHLHDFISEFEIFTTKHTDLGLRYVISCRTNIYEKYLVKISGFQTYYLQNLNFDQAKSILYKKYAIEIDKLSIDEKNKEFIQSPFFLRLFAEFYSKEGRLPTSDSEIWNLYINETINTHKTKYIKKGLILKPILINRLEKVAFINELMQRNYISDAHLYEIFNYEYETFTSNPPLINYNSAQDNWSFEHRQVQEFFVAKVLLNKNLDQILEIIKIDNINAIHPSLFNSITFLINLFDEIDPVRIGLIDWLKENQIEILFKADSDRIDKKIRVNIFQEYFKKECIEKTLWINTRRTFEPDEIGRFGNCKENFDFLLVIVNNFKKYHFRALFSAIELMNFFSPDSYSTSILKKELFDKLKSKDFPIGAKSQILRLIKKHHFVGLDKEYLNRIYDLFKTETNKQLNNNLLLLLSDEENIDQYYEFIKHEYLLAHNIKRRLELDEVLRGNRLILNKLILRIQDPKNFLEIISIYFNNELRPTYANDFEPGLVDKCLSLIKEDPNFIIDLFSEIKDDYRFFRHDEVLEKIVKASNKQSEVISYLLKSSDVDDNRYFISKIVKEENIERLVEELIEGDASQQQIEYFRNNIGNTNSRKLAVYFNDLMEEKGIGFKEEVFSEEKFIRYQEDYNLHIQDNFDILFDKKRLTDEIKNILENYNNEISRERLNELRRNWYEQNGHGNEIDTSLSILENLMFSLNLDVLPFSEVDKIFERDDFFLVDTIRKKIEKHQNKNKELIISKEQKKFIENWSLSMAEKIDFKSIAKATGPTSFSYSYDYKKMETVFYFQKRFGFVLPNDFLLNSIEFYEFDKTGELDESFYYLKSLISDDKMFDKQIVYNLNEKQLLGLSKSKHIEYALKHNLSECFKSIREYLIQGESFFNERTKLEDYVNLTNDKEILLELCFDEESYIYWRSIDLMLKLNINKDFCISCAIQYLDLKKEKFKTDAFKILIELNHIKTYEYLIDALRDEKPFSLYSIKFSHFNNIPSSAKLGELFELIYSTEIDGFESSYYRDFFRALITNLSSNGEDFPKIQEVLHGIKKDLKDKKSDLFHINLLIDDSENAYINSKSKPYTFKQAKKIALELSNDADFLG
- a CDS encoding DUF4365 domain-containing protein; the encoded protein is MDDFLNRMKLPKGSEKEDLEQISKDKLRPLFDSKKFQIREEMYRDKGVDFDIELKFNGNYTNFRFLIQLKATNTIECNTDKSYSKSIDTSNIQYLLNSGKPSYYILYHEKSKEFYYSNLGDFLKTIGSKEKDWNKQKTNTLRFEKRFNKEVTDKIYQTVLDHGKNFRKLNEKIALSTKDNFGKISITDENLNFYSENELRDQIEQHGLGLINEGNSKLIIKASHSISKNLYTKHPKFNLVLAMAHYHTGNMLESLSNLKDSGKYLNKLEKEDLSLHQYFMAAVKYSLGLLNNREYSDLMDSIEGSSLLQYYIKIEKLSRKHEDNSHDYSLNSYKKELDKILNNKDVPATIINLAQIEYYKFWSLDINIRNLQNLMLLSKEIYSPEVIESGQQITNQITEIQSFHENLRKKIVVDKDYFNYWLLETHRINYHFEAFFIDAIINGENATIISGVEFLLSEVRKIKNKYLQIGHIENQIVCMSYEYEMLEFLNERVDLERLKKEICDLLELYELRDLKRRFDLIQNGSTKLSRLKDFYEESKESYDKTVKKVKSYMEKVAAFDKEDKNRQNLLPSEVYSVELFPLGVFSFSKENLHEFYKILGIEEAELKTQLENMFLFVIPRLNLFKPKIVQEGFLNGILEYEGISSWKLAYERRKKLFEGKFIKRDL
- a CDS encoding DUF4365 domain-containing protein — protein: MTRPKRHDNHILETESNKYFKNCIPNEWFVDKPEHDYGIDFIVNLVLRGYVTGLNFSVQLKSMKVNRNEDFACVTLKHSTLGMFNTRLEPVLIIAYVKEDEEAYWCWYADLKIDLTSSQKSYRIRVPKSNKLSEIDTKGIFSYVQNVFGIKTFIEDIGQLEYTQMSDFEILAWKNYFSCKYEDAAFYLRKLLKSNNNSTIYLEALSYSLYQLFNYQEALYYINKAIAISETPNNKLIKACILAEDGLQNNIKSKLIQAKELFAQFISEFPNQDMYNYNYANTLNGLEESKKALEYYEKCLKINPNHSQAWKNLGSVYYKLEAHEKELECYDKALAINPNLSQALFSKGVTLSHIYQKHEEALPLMLKSIELEEFTFRNYSIGYYWLAYVYEKLSDLKSAFKFINDGLEQYPENTFLLKFKAYLSNSYWKDHVWIKEEAIKFFEYRLSVKANFENLYYLIIIREINDEETILNLIAEYIPLFKTLTTENLNKCKIKIFDHISFLRHYNQYMDFRHQFPLSRYTDHLVSDFYIISSEFWDILDLVFATSYSAALLEYRNGMTSEYIAEKILSRLLYAPNSIFELIPSKDFSKDESISIVSHNYIEFPNIIIREFGAQVGYITGVLGLNKPNSAEHLPEKWVDALREKIFINLNEKLKLIEKEK